From Selenomonas sp. AB3002, one genomic window encodes:
- a CDS encoding DUF2190 family protein, whose product MAKAIYTQKGDNIDFTASSDVGYMDVVPLEDRVGVALEDIPAGKTGTITLTGTFKMPAGAGEIKQGEKVYWDGTNEVVTATSSSNTFVGYSVIAKPATADTVSTAYTSVRLG is encoded by the coding sequence ATGGCAAAAGCAATTTACACGCAGAAAGGCGATAATATCGACTTCACTGCATCTTCTGATGTGGGCTACATGGACGTTGTGCCTCTGGAAGACAGGGTGGGCGTAGCCCTTGAGGATATCCCTGCCGGGAAGACCGGCACCATCACCTTGACGGGCACCTTTAAGATGCCTGCCGGGGCCGGCGAAATCAAGCAGGGCGAGAAGGTGTACTGGGATGGCACTAACGAGGTGGTCACCGCCACGTCTTCCAGCAATACCTTTGTTGGCTACAGCGTCATTGCCAAGCCTGCCACTGCCGACACTGTCAGCACTGCCTACACCAGCGTCAGGCTGGGGTGA